A single region of the Metarhizium brunneum chromosome 6, complete sequence genome encodes:
- the SOU1 gene encoding Sorbose reductase SOU1 yields MASPDQLQNVRPMFELRNRSYIVTGGAQGIGFACTRAICEMGGNVAVFDIQPEPVAEFSTLSQRFGVKTTYIQMDVTNEDSIKTAFDKALDSLGTIDGCVPAAGIAIDKPFLDQTWDEFTRIQDINVRGSFFVAQLTARQIVKQGTEGAMVLIASQSAHIALPGYRMAAYNASKGAVLMLSKALAVELAPHGIRVNTISPGFVDSDMTRTVREGKRSAREGEQMWLAPPNQRLSTQNDLTGAVVYLLSDAARHTTAADIQITGGLHAGTIDGLISYEK; encoded by the exons atggcaTCTCCAGACCAACTCCAAAATGTCCGTCCCATGTTTGAGCTCCGCAACCGCAGCTACATTGTCACGGGAGGCGCCCAAGGCATCGGCTTCGCCTGCACCCGCGCCATTTGCGAAATGGGCGGCAACGTGGCCGTCTTCGACATTCAGCCAGAACCAGTCGCCGAGTTCTCGACGCTGAGCCAACGATTCGGCGTCAAGACGACATATATCCAAATGGACGTCACCAACGAGGACAGCATCAAAACAGCATTCGACAAGGCCCTCGACAGTCTGGGAACGATTGACGGATGCGTCCCCGCCGCCGGAATTGCCATTGATAAACCGTTCCTAGACCAAACCTGGGACGAGTTTACCAGAATCCAAGACATTAAT GTGAGAGGCAGCTTCTTCGTCGCCCAACTGACCGCCCGGCAAATCGTCAAGCAAGGCACAGAGGGCGCCATGGTCCTGATTGCTTCGCAGTCGGCGCACATTGCCCTGCCGGGCTACCGCATGGCCGCGTACAATGCGTCCAAGGGCGCCGTTCTGATGCTTTCCAAGGCGCTGGCCGTGGAGCTCGCCCCCCACGGCATCAGGGTCAACACCATCAGCCCGGGCTTCGTCGACTCGGACATGACGCGGACGGTGAGGGAGGGCAAGCGCAGCGCGAGGGAGGGCGAGCAGATGTGGCTGGCGCCCCCGAACCAGAGGCTCAGCACGCAGAATGATTTGACGGGGGCGGTGGTGTATCTCTTGAGCGATGCGGCGAGGCAtacgacggcggcggataTTCAGATTACGGGGGGACTGCATGCGGGTACTATTGACGGGTTGATTAGCTATGAGAAGTAG
- the faeA_0 gene encoding Feruloyl esterase A, translated as MHLSTKHLSVLLGVVAATSAEIASQDFLHNITTYARYAAFGYCDNLTDGRDINSGTKVCPSDGGIPGGCGDLADSVVVMEFPSAEGVSGFVAVNKKTEKIVVSFRGTGSAKDVVADLKTCKTRAGRTLFPWLNEQREKFGNALNKGFRNVVVNIVGAACSLAGQPPAGDRDDLLPLCHNCLVHTGFFEGFMGIKDKMLTTVRQQKKDYSNFEVVVTGYSLGAAVATLAATYLRKASFELDLYTFGSPRVGDATFAEFVTNQGRGKNFRITNADDPVTNVPWNDPGFAHVSPEYWFPGGIATKEMQVCDGVNNVACSGQFEFKLGNVVKGKDGMRPHLWQNYAVGFPFTGATACPGRGGRELEDAPFTPEEIAEMKRLAEQSD; from the exons ATGCATCTCTCAACCAAACACTTGAGTGTTCTGCTCGGCGTCGTAGCAGCAACCTCTGCCGAAATCGCCTCACAGGATTTCCTCCATAACATCACCACCTACGCTCGCTATGCGGCCTTTGGATACTGCGACAACTTGACAGACGGCAGGGACATCAACTCCGGAACCAAAGTCTGTCCCAGCGACGGCGGAATccccggcggctgcggcgaccTTGCGGATtccgtcgtcgtcatggaATTCCCCAGCGCCGAAGGCGTCTCgggcttcgtcgccgtcaacaAGAAAACGGAGAAAATTGTCGTCTCCTTCCGCGGAACAGGCAGCGCAAAGGACGTCGTCGCCGACCTGAAGACTTGCAAAACACGGGCTGGCCGGACACTCTTCCCATGGCTCAACGAACAGCGGGAAAAGTTTGGCAACGCTTTAAATAAAGGTTTCAGgaacgtcgtcgtcaataTCGTCGGGGCGGCCTGTTCACTGGCGGGCCA ACCTCCGGCCGGCGACCGCGATGATCTCCTCCCGCTCTGCCACAACTGCCTCGTGCACACGGGCTTTTTCGAAGGCTTCATGGGcatcaaggacaagatgtTGACGACGGTCCGGCAGCAAAAGAAGGACTACTCCAACTTCGAAGTCGTCGTTACCGGGTACTCGCTCggcgcggccgtggccaccTTGGCAGCGACATATCTCCGCAAGGCTTCGTTTGAATTGGACTTGTATACGTTTGGGTCTCCCCGCGTGGGCGACGCCACGTTTGCCGAGTTCGTCACCAACCAGGGCCGCGGGAAGAACTTTCGCATCACCAATGCCGACGACCCCGTGACGAATGTGCCTTGGAATGATCCGGGCTTTGCCCACGTTTCGCCAGAGTATTGGTTCCCCGGCGGCATTGCCACCAAGGAGATGCAGGTCTGCGATGGGGTGAACAATGTCGCGTGCAGTGGGCAGTTTGAGTTCAAGCTTGGAAACGTCGTGAAGGGTAAGGACGGGATGAGGCCCCATTTGTGGCAGAACTATGCGGTTGGGTTTCCTTTTACGGGGGCTACGGCCTGCCCGGGCCGAGGGGGGCGAGAACTTGAAGATGCTCCGTTTACACCGGAGGAGATTGCTGAGATGAAGAGACTTGCGGAGCAGAGTGACTAG